In Bartonella machadoae, a single genomic region encodes these proteins:
- the alaS gene encoding alanine--tRNA ligase, translating to MNSVNNIRSTFLDYFRINGHTILPSSPLVPRNDPTLMFTNAGMVQFKNVFTGLEQRSYKQAATAQKCVRAGGKHNDLDNVGYTARHHTFFEMLGNFSFGDYFKEEAIFLSWKLLTKEFCLPKEKLLVTVYQSDDVAAELWRKISGLPNEKIIRIATADNFWAMGDVGPCGPCSEIFYDHGDKIWGGPPGSLEENGDRFIEIWNLVFMQYEQVSKDERVELPHPSIDTGMGLERIAAVLQGVHDNYDIDLFRALINASQEITGIEATGDFVASHRVIADHLRSSAFLIADGVLPSNEGRGYVLRRIMRRAMRHAHLLGAQKPLIYRLLPALIREMGQAYPELVQAESLISETLKLEETRFRKTLERGLGLLNEASSDLKEGDHFNGEVAFKLYDTYGFPLDLTQDVLRRRGISVDVETFDKAMERQKAEARAHWSGSGETVTEKIWFSICDKIGATEFLGYETEKAEGILTALICDGEIVDHVSVGQKAILITNQTPFYGESGGQIGDSGIISGENFVFEVHDTQKKADGIFIHIGEVKSGQAKVSDCVELAVDAIRRKKIRANHSATHLLHEALRQTLGSHVTQRGSFVLPDRLRFDFSHPKSVSSEELKKIEDLANDIVLQNSEVTTRLMLVDDAISEGAMALFGEKYGDEVRVVSMGTKLEQEGFKKDWSIELCGGTHVKRTGDIGLIHIVSESSVAAGVRRIEALTGTAARLYLRHQDERMHEIARLLKTSPPDIEERIQVLLDDRRKLEKELNDVRKKMLLSGEMIQGGQEDVIIINGVSFMGQVVKNILPRDLKALVDSGKKKIGSGVVAFIGVSEDGKGSAAIGVTDDLTDKLNAVDLVRIVSGVLGGKGGGGRPDMAQAGGPEGDKVGDALAALKAALGG from the coding sequence ATGAATAGTGTCAATAATATTCGTTCAACTTTTCTCGATTATTTTCGGATTAATGGACATACAATTCTTCCTTCTAGCCCACTTGTTCCACGTAATGATCCGACACTTATGTTTACAAATGCAGGGATGGTGCAGTTTAAAAATGTTTTTACTGGGCTTGAACAGCGTTCTTATAAACAAGCCGCAACGGCACAAAAATGTGTCCGAGCGGGTGGAAAACATAATGACCTCGATAATGTTGGCTATACGGCGCGCCATCATACTTTTTTTGAAATGTTAGGGAATTTTTCTTTTGGTGATTATTTTAAAGAAGAAGCCATTTTTTTATCATGGAAGCTTTTAACAAAGGAATTTTGTCTTCCAAAAGAGAAATTATTGGTAACAGTTTATCAGAGTGATGATGTTGCTGCTGAATTATGGCGTAAAATTTCAGGACTTCCAAATGAAAAAATTATTCGTATTGCAACAGCTGATAATTTTTGGGCAATGGGGGATGTTGGTCCTTGCGGTCCTTGTTCAGAGATTTTTTATGATCATGGTGATAAAATCTGGGGCGGACCTCCTGGAAGTCTGGAAGAAAATGGTGATCGCTTTATTGAGATTTGGAATCTCGTCTTTATGCAGTATGAGCAGGTGAGCAAGGATGAACGTGTTGAATTGCCTCATCCTTCTATTGATACGGGCATGGGATTAGAGCGTATTGCTGCTGTTTTACAGGGTGTTCATGATAATTATGATATTGATCTCTTTCGTGCATTAATCAATGCATCCCAAGAAATAACAGGGATTGAGGCAACGGGTGATTTTGTGGCGAGCCATCGTGTGATCGCTGATCATCTTCGCTCGTCAGCATTTTTGATTGCTGATGGTGTTCTTCCTTCTAATGAAGGGCGAGGCTATGTTTTACGTCGTATTATGCGCCGTGCTATGCGTCATGCACATCTTCTTGGTGCTCAAAAACCATTGATATATCGTCTTTTACCTGCTTTAATTCGCGAAATGGGACAAGCCTATCCTGAATTGGTTCAGGCTGAATCTTTGATTTCAGAAACTTTAAAGTTAGAAGAAACGCGGTTTCGTAAAACTCTTGAACGAGGACTCGGTTTGTTGAATGAAGCAAGTAGCGATCTCAAAGAAGGGGATCATTTTAATGGTGAGGTTGCCTTCAAGCTTTATGATACTTATGGTTTTCCGCTTGATTTAACACAGGATGTTTTGCGACGTCGTGGAATATCTGTTGATGTTGAGACTTTTGATAAAGCGATGGAACGTCAGAAAGCAGAAGCGCGTGCCCATTGGTCTGGTTCTGGGGAAACTGTAACAGAAAAGATCTGGTTTTCTATTTGTGATAAAATAGGTGCTACGGAATTTTTAGGTTATGAAACAGAGAAAGCCGAAGGGATTCTTACCGCTCTTATTTGTGATGGTGAAATTGTTGATCATGTTTCTGTAGGGCAGAAAGCCATTCTTATCACCAATCAAACACCTTTTTATGGTGAATCTGGTGGACAGATCGGTGATAGCGGTATTATTTCCGGTGAAAATTTTGTTTTTGAGGTGCATGATACTCAGAAAAAAGCTGATGGTATTTTTATTCATATTGGAGAGGTGAAGTCTGGTCAAGCAAAGGTATCTGATTGTGTAGAATTAGCCGTTGATGCTATTCGTCGTAAGAAAATTCGTGCAAACCATTCCGCTACCCATTTATTACACGAAGCTTTGCGTCAAACATTGGGATCGCATGTGACACAAAGAGGTTCTTTTGTCTTACCCGACCGATTACGTTTTGATTTTTCTCATCCAAAATCTGTTTCTTCAGAAGAATTGAAGAAAATAGAAGATTTAGCAAATGATATTGTTTTGCAAAATAGTGAGGTAACAACACGCCTTATGCTTGTGGATGATGCCATTTCTGAAGGAGCAATGGCATTATTTGGTGAAAAATATGGTGATGAAGTCCGTGTTGTTTCTATGGGAACCAAGCTTGAACAGGAAGGATTTAAAAAAGACTGGTCAATTGAGCTTTGTGGGGGGACACATGTGAAGAGAACAGGGGATATTGGTTTAATTCATATTGTTTCTGAAAGTTCTGTGGCAGCTGGAGTTCGTCGTATCGAAGCTTTAACAGGTACAGCTGCGCGCCTTTATCTTAGGCACCAAGATGAGCGTATGCATGAGATTGCTCGTCTTTTAAAAACTTCCCCTCCTGATATAGAAGAACGGATACAGGTTTTACTTGATGATCGTCGTAAGCTTGAAAAAGAGTTGAATGATGTACGCAAGAAGATGCTGCTCAGCGGTGAGATGATACAAGGTGGTCAAGAAGATGTTATCATCATCAATGGCGTTTCCTTTATGGGACAGGTTGTGAAAAATATTTTACCGCGGGATCTTAAAGCGTTAGTGGATTCTGGAAAGAAGAAAATTGGATCTGGAGTTGTTGCTTTTATTGGTGTTTCAGAGGATGGTAAGGGGAGTGCTGCTATTGGCGTTACTGATGATTTGACAGACAAGCTGAATGCTGTTGATTTGGTGCGTATTGTTTCAGGTGTTCTTGGTGGGAAAGGTGGGGGTGGTCGTCCCGATATGGCACAGGCTGGTGGTCCTGAAGGGGATAAGGTTGGTGATGCACTTGCGGCATTGAAAGCTGCTCTTGGAGGATAA
- a CDS encoding RluA family pseudouridine synthase, whose amino-acid sequence MAGVEIKKVEIDENGMRVDRWFKVHYPGLGFGYLQKLLRSGQVRVDGGRVKADTRLVMRQSVRVPPLPIDDKKSFSVTNKTLREENDEIILKKMLLYEDPKVFVFNKPAGLAVQGGSGLTRHVDNMLEVWRNKKGEKPRLVHRLDRETSGVLVVARSRGAAQALTAAFRTRETKKTYWALVRGVPKKKQDKISTWMVKDITTQGDKMRVCEHGEPDADHAVSYYRVLDTRGRALSWLEMEPYTGRTHQLRVHAAHIDHPIIGDSKYFFSDSNWTLPGGIQNRLHLHARRIRIPHPSGGLLDVIAPLPPHMVQSFNLLAFNESDGDTETE is encoded by the coding sequence ATGGCAGGCGTAGAAATAAAAAAGGTTGAAATAGATGAAAACGGAATGCGCGTAGATCGCTGGTTTAAAGTGCATTATCCAGGCCTTGGATTTGGATATTTACAAAAATTGCTGCGTTCTGGTCAAGTACGAGTTGATGGTGGACGTGTAAAAGCCGATACGCGTCTTGTGATGAGGCAATCTGTTCGTGTACCGCCTCTCCCTATTGATGACAAGAAGAGTTTTTCTGTAACGAATAAAACACTTCGTGAAGAGAATGATGAAATTATTTTGAAAAAAATGCTGCTCTATGAGGATCCAAAAGTTTTTGTTTTTAATAAACCGGCTGGGCTAGCTGTACAAGGTGGTTCTGGCTTGACACGCCATGTTGACAATATGCTTGAGGTATGGCGCAATAAAAAAGGTGAAAAACCGCGTTTGGTTCATCGGCTTGATCGTGAAACATCTGGTGTGCTTGTTGTTGCTCGATCAAGAGGGGCTGCACAGGCTTTAACAGCTGCTTTTAGAACACGAGAAACAAAAAAGACTTACTGGGCATTGGTTCGGGGAGTGCCGAAAAAAAAACAGGATAAAATTTCAACATGGATGGTTAAAGATATCACAACACAAGGTGATAAAATGCGTGTTTGTGAACATGGGGAGCCTGATGCTGACCACGCAGTTTCTTACTACCGCGTTTTAGATACGAGGGGGCGGGCTCTTTCGTGGCTTGAAATGGAACCCTATACGGGAAGAACACATCAGTTACGTGTGCACGCTGCTCATATAGATCACCCGATCATTGGTGATTCAAAATATTTTTTTTCTGATAGTAATTGGACGCTACCGGGGGGAATTCAAAATCGCCTGCATCTTCATGCGCGCCGTATTCGTATCCCTCATCCTTCAGGAGGGCTATTGGATGTTATCGCGCCTTTACCTCCTCATATGGTGCAAAGCTTTAATCTTTTGGCTTTTAATGAAAGTGATGGAGATACAGAAACAGAATAA
- a CDS encoding ATP12 family chaperone protein — protein sequence MREILNHFDMPLNKNHSVQKSQKISCSPLAKRFYRQVKTSCEEGGFAILLDGSPVKTPAKCPFLVPTEAFALLVAEEFENQRQVINPAKMPITRLVNTVIDGIAGDMQVVFEDLLRFVACDMIFYRAQTPKELAQRQCEQWDPLLDWAEEKLGARFHLTEGIMHVEQSREAIQAVSNYLRKFASPYMLAALHMVTTLTGSALIAFAVVEKKIDADHAWNIAHLDEDWMIEQWGVDEEAMVRRTGKKAEFDAAVKVMTTCL from the coding sequence ATGCGTGAAATTTTGAACCATTTTGATATGCCATTGAATAAAAATCATTCTGTTCAGAAGAGTCAAAAAATTTCATGCTCACCACTTGCAAAACGATTTTATAGGCAAGTAAAAACTTCATGTGAAGAAGGAGGCTTTGCTATCTTGTTGGATGGAAGTCCAGTGAAAACACCGGCAAAGTGTCCTTTTCTCGTACCAACAGAAGCTTTTGCTCTATTAGTGGCAGAGGAATTTGAGAACCAAAGACAAGTTATTAATCCAGCAAAAATGCCAATCACACGTCTTGTTAATACTGTTATTGATGGCATAGCTGGTGATATGCAGGTTGTTTTTGAAGATTTATTACGTTTTGTTGCCTGCGATATGATCTTTTATCGTGCACAAACACCAAAAGAGCTAGCACAGCGGCAATGTGAACAGTGGGATCCTTTATTGGATTGGGCAGAAGAAAAACTTGGTGCTCGGTTTCATTTGACAGAAGGGATTATGCATGTTGAACAATCACGAGAAGCTATTCAAGCGGTTAGCAATTACCTTCGTAAATTTGCTTCTCCTTATATGCTTGCAGCACTTCATATGGTGACAACTTTAACAGGATCAGCTCTTATTGCTTTTGCAGTTGTGGAAAAAAAAATTGATGCAGATCATGCTTGGAATATTGCTCATTTAGATGAAGATTGGATGATAGAACAATGGGGCGTTGATGAAGAAGCAATGGTACGCCGTACTGGCAAGAAAGCTGAATTTGATGCTGCTGTGAAAGTCATGACAACTTGTTTGTAA
- a CDS encoding glucan ABC transporter ATP-binding protein/ permease, with translation MSLFKTYARVLNYLNREKKTSVLICTANVILAIITIAEPILFGRVIDSIAEKLAVIPTLTIWVCFGLSHIIAYVLIARSADRLAHRRRLAILTESFERIIAMPLIWHQQRGTSNTLHILLRAVDSMSTIWLDFMRQHLSTFVAFFVLIPIAFNMNWRLSTVLVVLAIIYILIARLVTHKTKNGQTAVESYHHNVFQHISDSISNVSIVQSYHRIKEESLVLNQHTNDLLKAQNPVLNWWAVASGLNRMTSTISIVCILLLGAFFVAKNQLRVGEIVAFVGFAQLMISRLDQISDFIHLIVSSQAKLQEFFVMEDSTFHINEPENLPSLQNVKGAIQFHHVTYKFPNSSQGVFNISFEVKTGQTVAIVGPTGAGKTTLINLLQRVYDPTFGHITIDGINIRSVNRESLRKSLATVFQDASLFNRSIYDNISIGRATATDEELYEAAKIAAAHDFILKKTDRYDTMVGERGSQLSGGEKQRLAIARAVLKNAPILILDEATSALDIETEAYVKEALDCISQNRTTFIIAHRLSTIRDADIVLFLEQGHLIEKGSFQELIDKGGRFYKLLKTGGLAFDQSIIEDDKNIASLHKAIAS, from the coding sequence GTGTCCTTATTTAAAACATATGCACGTGTTCTTAATTATCTAAACAGAGAAAAAAAGACTTCTGTTTTAATCTGTACCGCTAATGTTATATTGGCTATTATTACTATTGCAGAGCCCATTTTATTTGGACGTGTCATTGACTCTATTGCAGAAAAATTAGCCGTTATCCCTACTCTTACAATTTGGGTATGTTTTGGTCTTTCTCATATTATTGCTTATGTTCTTATTGCACGCAGTGCTGATCGTTTAGCACATAGACGCCGTTTAGCTATTTTAACTGAATCTTTTGAGCGTATCATCGCCATGCCTTTAATTTGGCATCAACAGCGTGGAACTTCTAACACCCTTCATATACTTTTACGCGCCGTAGACTCCATGTCAACCATATGGCTTGATTTTATGCGTCAACATCTTTCAACTTTTGTCGCATTCTTCGTTCTCATTCCCATAGCTTTTAATATGAATTGGCGCCTCTCAACAGTTCTCGTTGTACTTGCCATTATCTATATATTAATTGCACGTTTAGTGACGCACAAAACAAAAAACGGACAAACTGCTGTAGAAAGCTATCATCACAATGTTTTTCAACATATTAGTGATTCAATCTCCAACGTTTCCATTGTACAAAGCTATCATCGGATCAAAGAAGAAAGCTTAGTACTGAATCAGCATACAAATGATCTTCTTAAAGCACAAAACCCTGTTCTCAATTGGTGGGCTGTTGCCAGTGGTTTAAACCGAATGACTTCAACAATTTCAATAGTTTGTATCCTTCTTCTTGGCGCTTTTTTTGTAGCAAAAAACCAATTACGTGTAGGAGAAATTGTTGCCTTTGTTGGATTTGCACAACTCATGATTAGCCGCCTGGATCAAATAAGCGATTTTATTCATTTAATCGTATCCTCACAAGCGAAACTACAAGAATTCTTTGTCATGGAGGACTCAACCTTTCATATCAACGAACCTGAAAACTTACCTTCCCTCCAAAATGTTAAAGGTGCAATACAATTCCATCATGTTACTTACAAATTTCCTAATTCTTCTCAAGGTGTCTTTAACATTTCCTTTGAAGTAAAAACAGGTCAAACTGTTGCAATTGTAGGACCAACGGGCGCTGGAAAAACAACATTAATCAATTTGTTACAGCGTGTATACGACCCCACATTTGGACATATCACCATTGACGGCATCAATATACGCTCCGTTAACCGTGAATCCTTACGCAAATCTCTAGCAACAGTGTTTCAAGACGCAAGCCTTTTCAACCGCAGTATTTATGACAATATCTCAATAGGAAGAGCAACCGCAACAGATGAGGAACTTTATGAAGCAGCAAAAATAGCAGCTGCCCATGATTTTATTTTGAAAAAAACCGATCGTTACGACACAATGGTTGGTGAGCGAGGTTCTCAATTATCGGGTGGAGAAAAACAACGATTAGCAATTGCACGCGCTGTTTTAAAAAATGCCCCCATTCTTATTTTAGATGAAGCAACAAGTGCTCTTGATATTGAAACAGAAGCATATGTAAAAGAAGCTCTTGATTGCATAAGCCAGAACCGGACCACTTTTATTATAGCACATCGCCTTTCAACAATACGCGATGCTGACATTGTGCTATTTTTAGAACAAGGTCACTTAATTGAAAAAGGAAGCTTTCAAGAATTAATCGATAAAGGTGGTCGCTTCTATAAACTCTTAAAAACTGGGGGCTTAGCATTTGATCAATCAATCATAGAAGATGACAAGAATATAGCCTCCTTACATAAAGCAATAGCTTCATAG